The Ananas comosus cultivar F153 linkage group 20, ASM154086v1, whole genome shotgun sequence region GGTGTGTAGCAATCACACATGacctacaaaaatttaaaaatagtaacAAAGATTATTTATTAGATCATATGAagcacaaaattttaaattaaaatgaatcAAAAAATAGCAAACAAAGGAAGGGGTAAAACTCACAAGAATATTATTCCCCCTTCTGAAAGGATCCTTGAAAATTGCTTGAGGACTACATCCACCAATTTGAACATTAGGTTCAAATTAAATGTCATTAGTAGCGTTGCAATCATATAataattcaaactaaaattccAACAATTATAAtcgaaaatatatagtaattaagCTAATACGATACTTAACTACAAGATCACTTCGCTGTCGTCGCCGGGAGCTTGGCCCGTGCTCGAGCCGTCGTAGTTCCATTTCGGAAGATCGGCGGGGTCGGTAACAGGCCCAGGAAGAGTCTTGTTCAAGAACAAATTGAACATTTGGAAAATTAAACAAGGATTGAttcattttttttgaaacataaatttataaattaagaTGCGAAAAGATTACATAAAAGAAACAAGGgggagacagagagagagagagagagaatattacCCTTGCTTTGCTTCTGATATCCATACCAGATCCTCCAATCCTGAATTAATTAGATGTGTAAACAAGCACAAATTGtaacaaattgatcatttgCTTAATAACCATGATTTGAGAAGAACTAGTAAATATTGTTAAAGAGAACTTTTATCCAAATCTTAGATTATCAtatgaaactaaaaaaaaaaaggaaaaaaaaaaaacaaaaaacaaagaagttGGTTATTTAGATGAATTAAATCAAATCTGCAAATTTAGAAAAGGTGTACACATCACTTTAAAATATATCCAGAAACAATAAAAACCCAATTAATCTCCTaatccactaaaaaaaaaaaaaagaagcattaaggactcaaacaaaacaaaaaaaaaggagcctCTTTTATCACAATGCAccaatctaaaaaataaaattttaaaaataacaaaaaaaaaagaacacaccATATGTATTCGGCTATGATCTTCTCTGTGGAATCAGAGAGATTGAGGTTGATGAGATCATTGATTAGAGACATGGTTGTGAAGGAGAGAAGAGTGAagctttttttatattaaaaaaaaagcaaaaaagagacccttttttttctaaaatttttgtaattgCTAGGATTAATGAGGAAGAGATAAGAGGTGGTAAGAGTGCTTATATAGAGGTTGGTGGTGTTTGATGATGTGGagagtaatttttaaaaattgtaattaACTTGATCTCTAATGTTTTAATTTAAAGAGATTAGAACTCGAATTTGTTTAGTATCTTCATGTTCACTTCAAAAAATAAGTAGATAACATGTAGTTTTAATAAGTAGATAAAATGTTAGCAAAATGCGAATAAGgaccaaattataaatttcaaagaGTTGAGGGGCCGTTGTGCGTTTCTGAAATCGAATTCTTCCTCGAATTCATCCCCGCCGATCCGCGCCCAAAGCCGCTATTTCGCGCGGGATGTTTTCATGGACCGagttcaccacgtcatccatGCTCTATCCAACTCACTGGTCATACCTCCAGAACGAACGCATGGATTGGCCAATTACTGCCGACGTGGTGGACAGGGTCCATGCACTATGCTCTCTTCACAAAGGTAGGCCACGAATAGCATGGCGCCACGTGGGGGCACGCGGGACCCACACTTCGTTGCAACCCATCCCCGGGCCCACTGTGGGTTGATTCCTTGCACCAAATCACTAGATACTCTTAAATCTACTTTTGCGATGGAATCTCAATCAAtgtttactaattatttttttatatataagactttttgaaatcatttttttgcacaaaatttttatttacgcAAACAATTTTGTCAAAGTTTTTGACGTTGTCAATAAACTTTAGTGTTGAGGCATCAAATGTATGTATCATTTGAAAAGTTTGGCATCTAAACTGTAGAGATTTGCTGTAATAAGAGAGTGATTATATATGTTCATTATAATAAagaattatatgaaaataaaagtgttaaaataataataataaaaaggtaaTTGCTTTGATATTGGTGCATTACAACTAGGTAGCAACACAATGAATGGCTTATACCCAATTGCATATTTCACAAATTCACAAAGAATATGTGCTCACACTCACCCAGCATACATTGCTATAGCATGCATGGAAAGTTtggatatgaatatttaatacTAATTTCATCTTGGTTAGGTTCTGACTCAGAAGCCTCTACTTAATTTTTTGTTGAAAATGCATGAACACCAACTCAATTATATTAAGCATTTTGAGATGAATcctaaggttttttttttttttttttttccttcttattGGTACTTTCTTGatgcttaatttattttaattttaatcaaacaaataaacatagatttttcttatattaaaatctaataatCTCGCACATATCATCCCTATTCATCCATCTTATCTCATCTTTCGATCGTCATTGCCTACTCCGCAGGACGgcgttttaatttaaaatcattGAATGAGATGAATGATTGATAATTGATAATGACACTGACATGATCCAGCCACTGTAGACAATAACTTTTCTttgagcgagagagagagagagagagagtaaacaGTAAAAGAAACTGAACAAGTCCAacatttgattatatatatactttatagaTAGAAAGCTGGCCCTCTTACAAGGCCAAATGTTCTTATCACACAGGGAACAGCAAAGATACATTTTCTTCAATAAGCAAACAACTCTGAAGCCTCTTATGTAATGGTTCTAAAGCAGCTTCTGGAAAGAGCTAGAAACCTGCTTCACTATTTCATGCATTCTTATGTACATCACAAGCTTAAAacagagaaaaacaaaaaaaggatggtaatgttgattttgagctGTTAGACAGAATCAGAGCCTAGACAGAATCAGAGCCCTTCAGTATGTTGTACTTGCAAAGCGGGCACGTGGCGTTGATCCGAAGCCATTTGGTGATGCATGATGAGTGGAAGTGGTGGTTGCAGGGGAGTGCTTGGAGCTCCACTCCATCTTCATATGGAGTTAGACAGATACAACATTCCTAGAAAAAGGGCAGGGGAAAAGGAAAAAGTGGAAAGTCaggcaaaataaaatttcgtTCAAAAGCACTTTTTCTGGAAGCTCTGTGGCTATTGGTGCTCATGGAACTCGGACTTTTCAATAAGTTACAGAATACTCTGGCAAAAATCATACAGAGACTATTTAAGTTCCGAAATTCTGAAATTTAACAGTACAATAGAGGCTCAAAGCAACACTTGAACAATAATTATGAGTGGAGAGAAATTTCTCagcataaaataaatataagttaaGAGTGATAGTGAACAGAAAAAGTTGAGGTATTAAGAGTGAAAGAGAATTTACCGCATCCTCACGAAGAAGAACACGTTCGCTAGTTGAAGTTCCACTATTATTTAGAATTGGGATCATTAATCCTTCCTCACTACCCTTCTCCCCATTGTCTACAGACTCTGCATATTTGTATCTTGGAAGGATGCTAATATCGGCGTCCGATGCACCTTCCTGTTTTATTAGTGGCAAAAGCCAGTGAAATTAAGTGATGGTTACATTACTCTATGAAGGGattatatcttttttctttaaacttCTCACTTTTACCTGTCCTGCGACAGCATAAAGAATTGCAATGATACAAGGCAAGCAGCAACAGAGTGCGATCCCGATAAAACAGGCCAATGCAACGCAAAAGATAGCAAAGAATACATCAAATGCTAGAAAGATTACAGTCAACCTGCACAAAGCCATCGTGAAGTACACTATTAGGTAGTTGTGTACATACAATCATGGGTTGCTAACCAATGCTAGTTGggaatgtaataaaataaaagaacataGCAAAAAACTATATCAAACAGATATTAAACCAACTCTAgaaaatcaattacaatttaTGCACAAGAATAAATATTCTTCAATTCTTTCTAATTATTGAGACTATTAGATTTAACAAAGAACCAAagcaccgaccgtccctagagcaagtggcaaagggcttggtggttggtacccgaggtcccaagttcgaatcctagttgattcacattttcagctaagtttatttctaaatgaaataaacgaagcgggtagcgtgctacctatctctcaaaaaaaaaaaaaaaaaacaaagaccCAAAGCATCTACATTACTTAAAAAATTCCTAATGACAACTATAACAACAACTTCTATAGGTTCAGTCCCTAAATATTTCCTTTGAAGGCTTTTAGGTACATACAATAATCAGTTTTTGTGGGCGAAACAAAAGAAAACTgtctaaaactttttttaaaaaaaaggaaagaaaattagAGAGAAGTGACTACAGTGCATAAGGAAGAATGTTGCCAGCACAGTTAGGCTCTCAACATGAACAAGAAATACATGCAATAAGTAATTTATCATGCAACATGCTGATTACCATACCAGTACAGCTTTGGCGCATCTTGCATGAGTGCTTCGCCACCAGAAACCACCCAATAAAAGCCAATGATCCACCAGAAGAAGGAAACCATCGTATTAAGGGATTCACATCGTTTGGCAATACTGTGGGAAACACCAGTAATAATCAGAAATAAACAGgttaaagagaaataaaatcaataattagAATTCTATATGGTGAGTAAAAAGTCAGTTCCGGTGACCAGAAAGATGGAGATCAGAGAACCACAAACTTGTTTGTAGTCTTTCCTTGATCTACTTAAACCACAATTCATGGGCACAAAGTAGCAGAATAACATAATTTTGGTCAAGCACAAGATACTAATTTATTTCACTTTGATAGGTTTGGGTTCTATAATTAGAATCCCTAGACAGGACACCTTTTTTGAGTAAGAAGAGCTGATGGTACCATATACAACAACCCGACAAACCAAAGTAAGCACAAGATGGTAGCTTGTACAGAAGTAATTATGATATAAACAGTCCTTTTGAAAAGTATGCAATAGAATTATTTACCTACTACATGCTCAAAAGAATAGAAATGCTGACTTTTATTGCATCAGCCAGAGTATATTAGAATAGGGCCAACATCATTTTGTGTGCATGATGTAGATGTAGACTAAATCTTAGGAGTTCACAGTTGTTTCAAAACCCAAAAGAAAGAATGACCTTGTCAAATTTGCATCTactataatttaatttgctACAATTGACTCGAATTGCACTGAGAAGTATGTGCTGTTGTCCTGCCATTACTTCTTATTATAGTTCTTCTAAGGCTTCTCCTTATTACCAAGGTAAGAGGGATCAACATCAGAGGCATTAACAGAACAAAGTTTAGAACGTATGCAGTACCTACAAAAAGCCACAAAGGCATGCCTCGAagtcaaaagaaaaatttattacACCATGTTAGTATATATGACCTTGAATTCTTGAGTACATAATATACCATAGTGATCATTATCTAATGAAGATATTAATTTTCGTCTTTATTGAGTTCTGAAATTCAGTCATGGTTTATATGTCTAACTCAAACTGTAAAAGTGCAGCTTCCTAATCAAAGCAATCGAAAATGCATGCCATAAAACGTTTCCAAAGATGAGGATGGAAAGTACTGTATTTGCCAGGgtataaaaaagttaaagaacaaaaaGTACAGTGTCCCATCAACCAGGTCTGGCTCCAGAAATTCACAAGCCCCACTAAGGAACCAAAGGAAAATGATGAGATAGTTTAGTAAAACACTGTCCTTGTAACCAGACATTTAAGTATAAATGTTAAGTAACACAAAACTGTCTAAGATTACAATAGTGATTACAGGAAACTTGAATGCATAAAATAGACAATAACATTGTCTTGAGTAGAGAGTGGTTCCTCGGACTTTtctaaggggccgtttggttcaaGATTTGTAATACTCCAAGTGCTTCATATGTAATATATTTGGAATGGCGAGTTTGTTACTAATTTATCAAGCCACTTGGGTTGGGAGGTTGTTAGGAACTATCATATTCTGATTAATGGACCATTAATGATTCTCATTAAGCATGAAATGAGAATACTTCCTAATCCATAATAATCTAGTATTTCTGTAAGTTGGGAATCTACGATGATTTCACTATTTCACTAACACCTTTCACAACTATCCCACTTGAGTTAAATGGTAATGATTTGAGTATTTTCAATAGAAACATGGAGGGTTACCGGAATACTACAAATCAGgaaccaaacaggccctatGAGTAAACTCACCGTCTCACATACTACAACTATCAAGTATCATCATAGTGAACATACTAAGACAAgtacaaatatattatatggAATAACTACCAATACATCAAAGGAAAAGCATATGCAATTAGGTATACACTACATCCAAGATAGTAATGTTTCATATGAACCTATAAACAATTGCAAAGGTCGAATTTTGATTGAAATCTAACAGCAATTGCTAAACCCTAGAACACCTAAACACAAAATTATCATCAAATCAAAGCTAATTCTAATTCCAAATCATAAGAGCTCAACTCCATACCTGTTTCTCTGCTCCCCATCAGCCTCATCCCCATCCTCCTCGCTATCGGTCCCCTCCGACGACTCTGACGACGCCCtctccccaccaccaccacctccaccgccGCTGCCGTGTTCGCCTTCCTCCACCCTGCGATGCCTCCTCGCAAGCCGCCTCCGCCGATACTCGGCCCACACGAGGCCCACATGGACGAGGCACTGGACCCCGTACCCCGCGATCCAAAATCTAACCGGGGTGTGGGGCCGCTCCGCGGCCGTGGCGACGAGCACCGCCGCGGACAAGGCGGCGAAGGCGAGGTTCCAGGCGATGTCGAGTGCCACGACGGGGCGCGAGTAGGCCCACTCGGCGCGACGCTCCTGGAGCTGGAGCGCCGCGGTCTCCCGCACCAGCTCTGATGGGCCACGCCGTCCCCGTCCCCGTCCCCGTCCCCGTCCCCCTCCCCGTTCCCNGCCCGCGActgcgccggcgccggcgccgggcGAGCGCGGCGGAGCAGCGGCTCCGGcgacaccgccgccgccgccgacgcctcctcctcctccatctccccccctctttctcctccctcctcctcctcctcctctgcttcTTCTCCGCCCCTCTTCGTACGCTTCAGAGTAAACCAATGGCGAAAATGGCGAAACCCCAACTCCGTTAGCGTCAAAAATAAGAGCATAAATTTCACTACTAGTCCCTAACCTTTTGGATAATTTAACTATACTCCTTACACTTGAGGTTTTGAGCTTGCAATTTCTAAACTCTTTTCCAAAAAAAGTTTCGTtgtagtttctttctttttgggtACTTTAcccatttatattatatatatattatcatatttcaattttaacatCATATATGTAAAAATAGATTGGAGATTATAATAGATTGATGATGTATAAAGTATAAACACGCACAGATAGAGTAGGTAACTAGtaagtttttatattattaaaagttaaaattttaaaatttaaaattaaaaaactcgAATTAAAGTTGAGGAACTTAATTTATTGTGCAATTTATCTAGTAAAATATTGGAGGGTGGTATACGAAGGTTTGAGAAGAGGCGTATAGAAGATTCTGTGCGGGGGTCGCTTTCTCTTTATTATATGGGacattattgcatgcacccggtgcaccatgcactgcatatttaaaaataaataagtatttttttcttctctgcACTTATTTATaaggtataaattttacacttcaCCCACACAATGCTATTATTCGTTTTTACTAGTATTATCAATTTTgcttagttttattttttttaatttaaaaatgtaaaaaaaaatttactaattctAGACTAAGTAGTGTTTATTagtatatttcaaaaaaatatgcatatttttgaaattctcataaatgaataattttttgctTACGAGATGATCTTGTCATAAAAAAAAGGGCGTGGTTTATTTCATTTCTAAAATCCTGCAATTTATAAGCAATTAAGATTGGTTATGCCCGTTTATAGTTGATGGTATCACTCtgtgtgttaaaaaaaaattgtgtcaaaatttaatttatttaataatatgcttAATGATATTCAAAAGATCTATTTAttgaattcataaatttgaacattttatataaaaaaattgatagaattTGTTTCTGTATTGCTAACTTTTGAGACAACTAAATGCCTAAGATGTTatgctttaaaattttttaattttttatacaataggTTTTGAAATATTATGCATGATATTTATCAGATTAAATTTTGCTTTCCAACCGGTAATTATCAAATGCAGAACTTGGTGTACGATATGTACGGATGCACCACGTGCAGCGATAATTCCTATTGTTAAGAGTTGTTGTGTCTTAGGGCGTCGAAAATGTTACGAATGAGCCGACAAATTTTTCTACTTCTGTAGTGAAGAGGTGACGTGGCAGTGGGGTCCACAAGGCCGCGTGGCAACAGACGTATAAGGAAGCATATCTAAGAGGGTTTTAGGTCGGTCGTGGAGATTAGTTGTTGACATAAGCGTTTCTGAGTTTGGAGCTGTCACGTGTCGGTGCGCCCGCGTCGCGTTTGTGCGGTCAGATTTGGTCAGCGTACGTTGAGATTCGcgaaaggcttttttttttttttctggtgcCATTAATAGGTAGCGTCGGAGGGTTACACGTGCACGTGCGAGCCGCACGACTTATGAAGTACAGGTGGGCGGTGGTTAGAGGAGGAAGTGGCTGTTCGCTGAGTGATGTTGTGTTCCGAAGTTTAAGGGCGTGCCACGTGGTGCTTGGAGGGAGGAGTGGGTCCCACGTTGCAGGGGTTGCGGAGACACGTGCCCcgctttattaaaaaataataatataataatataattaactagatttatttatttatttatttttggtacggataaaattagattaattgaATCTCAGCACTATTCACTGTATTATTCTTTATCGAATTTAGCGATTTTGATTTGTTAAATATGTTCACGTCACTTATAAATGATTTGGATTTTCTTcgtattgttcttttatttatagaatttttttctcttagtaGTCTAGCTTAATAAATCAGTTTATAACATATTAAAAGAGCAGTGATCTTTGagagaatttttaaataatgtatGCAGTAttgaaaaagaatttttatGTGAGCGAACTTATAATTATACTaagttataaaaaatagaattattaaTATGCTGACGAGTAAATTAGGTGTCCAATTTCAGCAGAAATTGCTCTATCTATTCTTACTTTCATCTAAGCATGTTAATAAACTGTAGAATCTAATTAAGCATAGCATGCTCTAGCCACagatatttgttaaaaaaaagattcaTTTTACTACTAATCTCGGCGTTTATAGGCTTTCGCAGCAGAATTTATTGAATCCGGCAAATTAACTCTCTTCGCCAACGACTAATGGCTAAATTCGGCGATTACAGTGTGTCGTCACCGACTTCACTTATCATTGTCCCACGCCTTCGTCGTAATATTTGCGAAATTATAACCTAACGAGGGCGCGTTCGATGTTTAATATGCAGATAACGCGCGATCCCCTCCGTTGTCGTCCCCGATTCGCCATCGCCATCGCCATTGCAGGTATTCAAAGGATCCACTCGcccccattctagggtttcatttttgCTCCCTTTTCATTCAAGGTACTTAACAGACTAGATCGTATCACATGATTGGTTCGAACATTTTGATCCTTTCAAACATGTTTATTCAACACCATTGATTCGTAATCGAAGCGGATAACTCGACTGTAGTTGATAATTTGACTAAAAGATCCAATTTTGATCGACTTTGGTTGCTTGATGCTCGAATTTATCAAACAGCTCTTTAGTATGTAGGATTATTACTACTCTCATTTAAATCCtttattttgttcaattttTTCATTGGTATCTTTTGTTTTTAATGTTGTTAAATTTGATGTGACCGTTCAAATAGGATTGTTTAGGACACACCCTCCTGTTTGTGAAGATGTTGACATGGTTGGAGATGTGCACATAAAGTGTTTGTTTAAATGTCCAAATAAACCATGTTATGGAGATGCAGGGATATGAAGTGAGTGGTAGCTATGAGTAAACAATATTCAGTTGCGGAGACTATAAGATTCATGGACATCATAAGATCGATAGATTCAAGGAGATGGTTTTGAGgtaaaaaacgaaaagaaaagaaaaaaatagaacttGGTAATTGGATAGAATTGCTGTCTGATGACTCggaaaaattacatttttcttttgtcGTTGTCAACACGCAGGATATTTTGGAACCTCTACATGTAGATCTTATTGCTCCATGCAAATCAATTGAATAAGGTCCTTAACCCGCCAAAGGATTCACAGTGTATAACTTGTTAATAATCGTCCTTCGAGAATCCGTCGCCACTTCGTCAAAACCTCCAATATCATTTTGGCACTCAATTTCCTGCTACCACCACGAAACATGTTAAAGCAAATCAGAAGGTTTCCCTCCTCTCACCTCCCCTTTCTCTTATCCTCCTCTTTCTACTATTCTATTACCACTACTGTAGCTTCACCATGGTACTCTCCTCCCCCATTTAATCCACCCCCAGATCCTCTTATCCTCACCGTCTCCCGCGCCATCGCTGCTTCCCCCGATGTCTCCCTCGACGCCTCCCTTGgctccctcctcccctccctctCCGCCAACCTCGTTGTTTCCCTGCTCTCCCTCAACCCCCTCTCCCTGCCTCCTCTCGCCCTCCTGTCCTTCTTCCATTGGCTCTCCTCTCATCCCCACTTTCGCCACACTCCGCTCTCTTTCCTGTCTATGGCCAATCTCCTACTCACCCACCGCCTCTCCTCTGCCACTACCCCTCTCATCCGCCTCCTTGTGGCCCGACGTGGACGTGACTCCGCCCACGCACTTTTCTCCGCTGCCCTCC contains the following coding sequences:
- the LOC109725605 gene encoding E3 ubiquitin protein ligase RIE1-like, translating into PGAGAGAVAGXERGGGRGRGRGRGRRGPSELVRETAALQLQERRAEWAYSRPVVALDIAWNLAFAALSAAVLVATAAERPHTPVRFWIAGYGVQCLVHVGLVWAEYRRRRLARRHRRVEEGEHGSGGGGGGGGERASSESSEGTDSEEDGDEADGEQRNSIAKRCESLNTMVSFFWWIIGFYWVVSGGEALMQDAPKLYWLTVIFLAFDVFFAIFCVALACFIGIALCCCLPCIIAILYAVAGQEGASDADISILPRYKYAESVDNGEKGSEEGLMIPILNNSGTSTSERVLLREDAECCICLTPYEDGVELQALPCNHHFHSSCITKWLRINATCPLCKYNILKGSDSV